In one window of Deltaproteobacteria bacterium DNA:
- a CDS encoding archease, with product MWRTTGKRSRECSGAARPDTPYRYLENIAIADVAFEAWGATPEETFVSAGDATMNVMVDALETIAPLEVRRIALSSGALDLLLFELLQELIYYKDAEQLLLRLHSLRIEDMGGSYRLLAEARGEKIDRDRHPLNVDVKAVTLHRFAVERTATGWRASVILDI from the coding sequence ATGTGGAGGACGACCGGAAAACGATCGAGGGAATGCTCCGGGGCTGCGAGGCCTGACACGCCGTACCGCTACCTTGAGAACATCGCCATCGCGGACGTGGCATTCGAAGCGTGGGGCGCCACGCCGGAGGAGACGTTCGTCTCCGCGGGCGATGCGACCATGAACGTGATGGTGGATGCGCTGGAGACGATCGCACCCCTGGAAGTCCGCCGCATAGCCCTCTCATCAGGCGCCCTCGACCTGCTTCTTTTCGAACTCCTACAGGAGTTGATCTACTACAAGGACGCCGAACAACTCCTTCTGCGCCTCCACTCACTCCGAATCGAAGACATGGGGGGATCGTACCGCCTCCTTGCGGAAGCGCGCGGCGAGAAGATCGATCGCGATAGGCACCCTCTGAACGTGGACGTCAAAGCCGTCACCTTGCACCGTTTCGCCGTGGAGAGGACCGCGACGGGCTGGCGCGCCTCCGTCATACTCGACATCTGA
- a CDS encoding RtcB family protein, protein MAIFKDIHRISDTIWEIPVTFKEGMRVPGRILATEKLLADFDDGVIDQLTNVATLPGIVGYACCMPDGHWGYGFPIGGLAAMDTAEGVISPGGIGFDVNCGMRLCLTSLSHDEIRPRLRELVDKLYDRVPAGVGATGFVRLSRDEFREAVEQGARWCVKNGYAWEEDLERTEEGGCIPGADAGKVSEKAVDRGHKQIGTLGSGNHYLEIQVARPENIFDDGLARSFGIVAPDQVVVMFHCGSRGFGHQVATDYLQVFLRVMERDYGIKIPDRELACAPFRSPEGQDYFAAMKCAINMSFVNRQVILHRIREVFSEVFGKDPRDLGLHQVYDVAHNTAKIEKHDVGGESRELLVHRKGATRAFGPGMEGLPEVYRLTGQPVIIGGSMETGSYLLAGVKGAGHTFFTTAHGSGRTMSRTAAKKRWHGRKLQADMESRGIYVRTATWSGLAEEAGPAYKDIDQVIEATELAGISRRVAKLLPVGNVKG, encoded by the coding sequence CCTGGCCGATTTCGACGATGGGGTGATCGACCAGCTGACGAACGTCGCGACGCTTCCCGGAATCGTCGGGTACGCCTGCTGCATGCCCGACGGCCACTGGGGATACGGTTTCCCCATCGGAGGACTCGCGGCGATGGACACCGCGGAAGGCGTGATCTCCCCCGGCGGGATCGGGTTCGATGTCAACTGCGGAATGCGGCTTTGCCTCACCAGTCTTTCCCATGATGAAATCCGGCCGCGCCTGCGCGAGCTCGTTGACAAGCTCTACGATCGCGTCCCGGCGGGCGTCGGCGCCACGGGATTCGTGCGACTGTCGCGGGACGAGTTCCGCGAAGCCGTGGAACAGGGCGCCCGTTGGTGCGTGAAGAACGGGTACGCCTGGGAGGAAGACCTCGAGCGCACGGAGGAGGGAGGATGCATCCCCGGAGCCGATGCTGGCAAGGTCAGCGAGAAAGCGGTCGACCGCGGCCACAAGCAGATCGGCACCCTCGGGTCCGGCAACCACTACCTCGAGATCCAGGTCGCCCGCCCGGAGAACATCTTCGACGACGGGCTCGCCCGGAGCTTCGGGATCGTCGCGCCGGACCAGGTCGTCGTTATGTTCCACTGCGGGAGCCGCGGGTTCGGCCACCAGGTGGCGACGGACTACCTCCAGGTCTTCCTCCGGGTGATGGAACGGGATTACGGGATCAAGATCCCCGACAGGGAGCTCGCGTGCGCCCCTTTCCGATCTCCTGAAGGGCAGGATTATTTCGCCGCCATGAAATGCGCCATCAACATGTCTTTCGTCAACCGCCAGGTCATACTGCACAGGATCCGTGAGGTCTTCTCGGAAGTCTTCGGGAAGGACCCCAGGGACCTCGGCCTCCACCAGGTATATGACGTCGCCCACAACACGGCGAAGATCGAGAAACACGATGTGGGGGGCGAGTCACGCGAGCTCCTCGTCCACAGGAAGGGGGCGACCCGGGCTTTCGGCCCCGGCATGGAGGGCCTTCCCGAGGTCTATCGCCTCACGGGCCAGCCGGTGATCATAGGCGGAAGCATGGAAACGGGGTCCTACCTGCTCGCCGGGGTGAAAGGGGCCGGCCATACCTTCTTCACGACGGCCCACGGCAGCGGCCGCACGATGAGCAGGACGGCCGCGAAGAAGCGGTGGCACGGGCGGAAGCTCCAGGCGGACATGGAGTCGAGAGGGATCTACGTCCGGACCGCCACGTGGTCCGGTCTCGCCGAGGAAGCGGGTCCCGCCTACAAGGACATCGACCAGGTGATCGAGGCTACGGAGCTCGCAGGAATCAGCCGGCGCGTGGCGAAACTACTGCCCGTCGGTAACGTGAAGGGGTAA
- a CDS encoding GTP-binding protein produces MGAPEARTPIGLIAGSLGSGKTTLVRKVLDQADRRYAVLMNEFGELPIDSEVIRGKNVEIAELVGGCVCCSLTGELEAAVEEILDRVHPEYIILEATGIAEADALVYEVEERISRVRLDSVVCIVDADMSIRFPSVGYAGRSQLRAADIVLINKIDLVTEADIEKVVAQVRVFNPDAAVLKTVRCGADVCVLFGLAIEDRALSVPVRGEGVFGSFSYTADSPLDELRFREAVELFPPSVFRAKGFVHFRGGSFLFNYVAGRAEFEEFPAEGTRIVFIGPNVEDDRKTIEGMLRGCEA; encoded by the coding sequence TTGGGTGCGCCGGAAGCGAGGACCCCGATCGGTCTTATCGCCGGGTCCCTGGGGAGCGGGAAGACTACCCTGGTCCGGAAGGTGCTGGATCAGGCGGACCGCCGGTACGCCGTATTGATGAACGAGTTCGGCGAACTCCCCATCGACAGCGAGGTGATCCGGGGGAAGAACGTGGAGATCGCCGAGCTCGTCGGCGGCTGCGTCTGCTGCTCGCTGACCGGGGAGCTCGAAGCGGCTGTGGAGGAGATCCTCGACCGGGTCCACCCCGAATACATCATTCTCGAAGCGACGGGGATCGCGGAGGCTGATGCCCTCGTCTACGAGGTCGAGGAGAGGATATCCCGCGTTCGGCTCGACAGCGTCGTGTGCATCGTGGACGCGGACATGAGCATCCGATTCCCTTCCGTCGGTTACGCCGGCCGTTCCCAGCTCCGGGCGGCCGATATCGTGCTGATCAACAAGATCGACCTCGTGACCGAAGCGGATATAGAGAAGGTTGTCGCCCAGGTCCGTGTATTCAACCCGGACGCCGCCGTCCTGAAGACCGTGCGGTGCGGCGCCGATGTATGCGTCCTGTTCGGGCTTGCGATCGAGGATCGTGCCCTGAGCGTCCCGGTGCGTGGCGAAGGAGTCTTCGGCTCGTTCTCCTACACCGCCGACTCGCCCCTCGACGAGTTGCGGTTCCGGGAGGCCGTGGAGCTTTTCCCGCCCTCCGTCTTCCGGGCGAAGGGTTTCGTCCATTTCCGCGGCGGGAGCTTCCTGTTCAACTACGTGGCGGGGCGCGCCGAATTCGAGGAGTTCCCGGCGGAGGGGACGCGGATAGTCTTCATAGGCCCGAATGTGGAGGACGACCGGAAAACGATCGAGGGAATGCTCCGGGGCTGCGAGGCCTGA